The Aedes aegypti strain LVP_AGWG chromosome 3, AaegL5.0 Primary Assembly, whole genome shotgun sequence genome contains a region encoding:
- the LOC110678469 gene encoding NADH-ubiquinone oxidoreductase subunit 8, with protein MSAVKIFSLAKHGNRIIRPTMMMTTRSCTNAAMKATSIKPQEFYYVNNTDPSMEMTDITDRAAQTIFWTELFRGAAVTLAHIFKEPATINYPFEKGPLSPRFRGEHALRRYPSGEERCIACKLCEAICPAQAITIEAEERADGSRRTTRYDIDMTKCIYCGFCQEACPVDAIVEGPNFEFSTETHEELLYNKEKLLCNGDKWESEIASNINADYLYR; from the exons ATGTCGGCCGTGAAAATTTTCTCCTTGGCCAAACACG GCAACCGGATCATCCGTCCGACAATGATGATGACCACTCGCTCCTGCACCAATGCCGCAATGAAGGCCACCAGCATCAAGCCACAGGAGTTCTATTACGTTAACAACACGGATCCGAGCATGGAGATGACCGACATCACGGATCGTGCCGCGCAAACCATATTCTGGACGGAACTGTTCCGTGGTGCCGCGGTAACTCTGGCTCACATCTTCAAGGAACCCGCCACCATCAACTACCCGTTCGAGAAGGGACCTTTGAGCCCTCGTTTCCGTGGTGAGCATGCTTTGCGGCGTTACCCCAGCGGAGAAGAGAGGTGCATTGCCTGTAAGCTGTGTGAGGCAATCTGTCCGGCGCAGGCCATTACCATTGAGGCGGAAGAGCGCGCTGATGGGAGCCGTAGAACCACCCGGTACGATATCGACATGACCAAGTGCATCTACTGTGGATTCTGTCAG GAGGCTTGCCCCGTTGATGCCATCGTGGAAGGACCGAACTTTGAGTTCTCCACCGAGACGCACGAAGAGTTGCTATATAACAAGGAAAAGTTGCTCTGCAATGGCGACAAATGGGAGTCGGAAATCGCGTCGAACATCAATGCCGACTATCTGTACCGTTAA